The following are encoded together in the Theileria orientalis strain Shintoku DNA, chromosome 1, complete genome genome:
- a CDS encoding leucine-rich repeat, typical subtype containing protein, which produces MKLSPALISQGYQILSPTGDRTLSLRDSRISVVANLGATNDDYDSLDLSNNDIIKLENFPLLPRLKTLIVAGNRVSKIADDIGSCLPNLSSLVLTNNSITTISQLEPLFKCKIAHMFKAYLGKSLERLALLDNHVVAVPHFREYLIHKIPSLKYLNFTKVKRKEREDATALFCSDKATKLFKEMGYDPKDVSHTLNGTQTHFPDSNHKESGKMELDE; this is translated from the exons atgAAATTAAGCCCCGCCTTAATTTCCCAGGGCTACCAGATTCTAAGCCCTACAGGAGATCGCACCTTGTCACTGAGAG aCTCCAGAATCTCGGTTGTTGCAAATTTGGGTGCAACCAACGACGACTACGACTCTCTGGACCTGTCCAACAatgatataataaaacttGAGAACTTTCCTCTGCTTCCCAGGCTTAAAACTCTC ATTGTGGCCGGGAACAGGGTTTCTAAAATCGCAGATGATATCGGAAGTTGCCTTCCGAACTTATCATCACTAGTACTTACAAACAACTCG ATCACGACAATTTCACAGCTTGAaccattatttaaatgtaagaTTGCACACATGTTTAAAGCGTATTTAGGTAAATCACTAGAAAGACTTGCTCTTTTGGATAACCACGTCGTAGC GGTCCCTCACTTTAGGGAATATTTGATTCATAAGATTCCATCattgaaatatttaaattttaccaaagtgaagaggaaggagaggGAAGATGCAACAGCTCTCTTCTGCTCCGACAAGGCAACGAAACTTTTTAAAGAGATGG GTTATGATCCTAAAGATGTATCACATACTTTAAATGGCACACAAACACACTTTCCGGATTCAAACCATAAGGAATCTGGCAAAATGGAATTAGACGAATGA